Proteins encoded together in one Microcebus murinus isolate Inina chromosome 18, M.murinus_Inina_mat1.0, whole genome shotgun sequence window:
- the P2RX1 gene encoding P2X purinoceptor 1 codes for MARRLQDELAAFFFEYDTPRMVLVRNKKVGVVFRLIQLVVLVYIIGWVFVYEKGYQTSSGLISSVSVKLKGLAVTQLPGLGPQVWDVTDYVFPTQGDSSFVVMTNFIVTPYQVQGHCAEHPEGGLCRDDSGCNPGKAERKAQGIRTGKCVAFNDTVQTCEIFGWCPVEVDDTVPRPALLREAENFTLFIKNSISFPRFRVNRRNLVEEVDAAYMKTCLYHKTLHPLCPVFKLGYVVQESGQDFSTLAEKGGVVGITIDWHCDLDWHVRHCKPIYEFHGLYEEKNLSRGFNFRFARHFMENRTNYRHLFKVFGIRFDILVDGKAGKFDIIPTMTTIGSGIGIFGVATVLCDLLLLHILPKRHYYKQKKFKYAEDMGPGVGGRDHAATSSTLGLQENMKTS; via the exons ATGGCGCGGCGGCTCCAGGACGAGCTGGCTGCCTTCTTCTTCGAGTACGACACTCCCCGAATGGTGCTCGTGCGCAACAAGAAGGTGGGCGTTGTCTTCCGACTGATCCAGCTCGTGGTTCTGGTCTACATTATCGG GTGGGTGTTTGTCTACGAGAAGGGCTACCAGACGTCGAGTGGCCTCATCAGCAGTGTATCTGTGAAGCTCAAGGGCCTGGCGGTGACCCAGCTCCCCGGCCTCGGCCCGCAGGTCTGGGACGTCACTGACTACGTCTTTCCCACCCAG GGGGACAGCTCCTTCGTGGTCATGACCAACTTCATTGTGACGCCATATCAGGTTCAAGGCCACTGTGCAGAG cacccggAGGGGGGCCTGTGCAGGGATGACAGTGGCTGCAACCCTgggaaggcagaaaggaaggCCCAAG GCATCCGCACGGGCAAGTGTGTGGCTTTCAATGACACTGTGCAGACATGTGAGATCTTTGGCTGGTGCCCCGTGGAAGTGGATGACACTGTCCCTCG ccctgcccttctGCGAGAGGCCGAGAACTTCACTCTCTTCATCAAGAACAGCATCAGCTTTCCACGCTTCAGGGTCAACAG GCGAAACCTGGTGGAGGAGGTGGACGCTGCCTACATGAAGACCTGCCTCTATCACAAGACCCTGCACCCTCTGTGCCCTGTCTTTAAGCTTGGCTATGTGGTGCAAGAGTCGGGCCAGGATTTTAGCACCCTGGCTGAGAAG GGTGGAGTGGTTGGCATCACCATCGACTGGCACTGTGACCTGGACTGGCACGTGCGACACTGCAAACCCATCTACGAATTCCACGGGCTGTACGAGGAGAAAAATCTGTCTCGAGGCTTCAACTTCAG gTTTGCCAGGCACTTCATGGAGAACAGGACCAACTACCGTCACCTCTTCAAAGTGTTTGGGATTCGCTTTGACATCCTGGTGGATGGCAAG GCTGGGAAGTTTGATATCATCCCTACGATGACCACCATTGGCTCTGGGATTGGCATTTTTGGGGTG gctacGGTTCTCTGTGACCtgctgttgctccacatcctgcCCAAGAGGCACTACTACAAGCAGAAGAAGTTCAAATACGCAGAGGACATGGGGCCAGGGGTG GGCGGGCGTGACCATGCGGCCACCAGCTCCACCCTGGGCCTGCAGGAGAACATGAAGACATCCTGA